In one window of Ptiloglossa arizonensis isolate GNS036 chromosome 5, iyPtiAriz1_principal, whole genome shotgun sequence DNA:
- the LOC143147556 gene encoding uncharacterized protein LOC143147556 translates to MVTISQRRRHPRWRMLFIAVIFSGLVRHCELTPTKRLTDSSSSSSSSTLSRSSAETRSQNLGSPSDLAWQAWLLVDSQTGVHSSLDSASFLRRITPKSVFIAPALPELPPCADGYHADTMGRCVKSVNIDHEAHFDFLLQRLNNRYGNRGGGSDGSTSNNNLKKSSGPFQLNIPLLSDAYAQSSKLDHEETRDTIKVPIVVAHRDDIDANEKKVSSEPVVATHDIKNNTRSAVDGTTYLPANSSPPPSGKDDRNTPSKLDDVIPVADFVDDTNETSFSEVVDYKIPIDLKKLLNITNLKTIDVNGDQDAWRNGSLFNTTETSPKLILLQSTATSSNLDDGPQPMDNNSTSSHHANVRVSNMTRNVTDKEIISANVPESTSPSRVLDVPRTVVEKIDVNETQDGNSSEVWNSGVRESQETFYDDDEEDIEDYVDSTDLPGDESSETEGGEILKHGEAGMAVRVKDIKRIQLEKHRQETEQPNKTKRNDTSGFDFFDDIMLRFNESSAQEKEEKDEAGSNVSSEVSINGDIILETTLLDVTTDKTRNNSSRTPEVNRTSVTEESDEDLKELFESGKDTAAEPEVVFSPQDVHGTASTNDHGRIRTEQEKTEPRSSDDPKSDELEAAPSSSESFLYDPGFRDRYTEDDPITEIHTIEEQSIHTGIEEQQSESIDDGKEFVKKSKGTNSLKSFEPETVNNNNFRLAQNNRHSAYSKQPMKFPSEDVNSIHNQDYKERVPYPLDDGLHSSTKSSVFAHQKPFHRGASLWRTSSRQQTPGQSVETTASSHRQRQPPSSISFWTTMPLMRDPSLYSTDQDTRSKTTNSQPYTNNRFPEVSPS, encoded by the coding sequence atggtcACGATAAGCCAGAGACGAAGGCATCCTCGATGGAGAATGCTCTTCATTGCCGTCATCTTCTCCGGTCTCGTCAGGCACTGCGAACTAACGCCTACAAAAAGATTAACCGACTCAAGTTCATCCTCCTCGTCGTCCACGTTATCGAGAAGTTCCGCCGAAACGAGGTCGCAGAACTTGGGTTCACCGAGCGATCTGGCCTGGCAAGCTTGGCTCCTCGTCGATTCCCAAACCGGAGTACACTCTAGCTTGGATTCCGCTAGTTTTCTTCGCCGGATAACTCCGAAGAGCGTTTTCATCGCTCCTGCGTTGCCAGAATTGCCACCGTGCGCGGACGGCTACCATGCCGACACGATGGGCAGATGCGTGAAAAGCGTGAACATCGATCACGAGGCACATTTCGATTTTCTTCTCCAACGACTGAACAACCGATACGGGAACCGGGGCGGTGGCTCCGATGGTTCGACGTCCAACAACAACCTGAAGAAATCCAGCGGACCTTTTCAGTTGAACATTCCTCTGTTATCCGACGCGTACGCTCAGTCGTCGAAACTCGATCACGAGGAGACCAGAGATACCATAAAGGTGCCGATAGTGGTGGCCCATCGCGACGATATCGATGCGAACGAAAAAAAAGTCTCGTCGGAGCCCGTCGTGGCGACTCACGATATTAAAAACAATACCAGATCGGCCGTGGACGGGACCACGTATCTTCCAGCGAATTCTAGTCCCCCGCCTTCCGGTAAAGACGATCGTAACACCCCGTCGAAGCTCGACGACGTGATACCCGTGGCGGATTTCGTCGACGACACGAACGAGACCAGCTTCTCCGAGGTGGTCGATTACAAAATTCCAATCGATCTGAAAAAGCTCCTGAACATCACCAACTTGAAGACCATCGACGTTAACGGCGATCAGGACGCCTGGAGAAACGGATCGCTGTTCAATACCACCGAAACATCGCCCAAGTTGATCCTCCTCCAGTCAACAGCGACGTCGTCCAACCTGGACGATGGTCCGCAACCGATGGACAACAACAGTACGAGCTCCCACCATGCGAACGTTCGGGTGAGCAATATGACCAGGAACGTCACCGATAAAGAAATTATCAGTGCGAATGTTCCAGAATCCACATCCCCGAGCAGAGTACTCGATGTACCACGGACCGTGGTAGAGAAAATCGACGTCAACGAAACGCAAGATGGTAACTCGTCCGAAGTTTGGAACTCGGGTGTACGAGAATCCCAGGAGACgttctacgacgacgacgaggaggatatCGAAGATTACGTGGACAGCACGGATCTGCCGGGCGACGAGTCATCGGAAACGGAGGGCGGTGAGATTTTGAAGCACGGGGAGGCCGGAATGGCGGTACGCGTGAAAGACATCAAACGGATACAGCTGGAGAAGCATCGGCAAGAAACGGAACAACCGAACAAGACCAAGAGAAACGATACGTCGGGATTCGATTTCTTCGACGACATTATGTTGCGTTTCAACGAATCCAGCGCCCaggagaaagaggagaaggACGAGGCCGGTAGTAACGTGTCGAGCGAAGTCAGCATCAACGGCGATATCATCTTGGAGACCACTCTTCTCGACGTGACCACGGACAAAACGCGGAACAACAGTTCGAGGACACCCGAGGTTAATCGTACGAGCGTTACCGAGGAGAGCGACGAGGATTTGAAAGAATTGTTCGAATCGGGGAAGGACACCGCCGCGGAACCGGAAGTGGTGTTCTCGCCTCAAGACGTTCACGGTACCGCGTCCACGAACGATCACGGAAGGATACGAACCGAGCAAGAAAAGACCGAACCGCGATCCTCCGATGACCCGAAAAGCGACGAGTTGGAAGCCGCGCCCTCCTCCTCCGAATCTTTTTTGTACGATCCCGGTTTTCGAGATCGTTACACGGAAGACGATCCGATCACCGAGATACACACGATCGAGGAACAATCGATCCACACCGGGATCGAGGAACAACAATCCGAGAGCATCGACGACGGCAAAGAGTTCGTTAAAAAATCGAAAGGCACGAACTCGTTGAAAAGCTTCGAGCCGGAAACGGTGAACAACAATAATTTCCGACTTGCTCAAAACAACCGACATTCTGCCTATTCGAAGCAACCTATGAAGTTCCCTTCGGAGGACGTGAACAGTATACACAATCAAGATTACAAGGAGAGAGTTCCCTATCCTTTGGACGATGGACTACATTCCAGCACGAAGAGCAGCGTCTTCGCTCATCAGAAACCCTTCCACCGAGGTGCGTCTCTTTGGAGAACGTCGTCTCGGCAACAGACGCCGGGTCAATCGGTGGAGACGACAGCGAGCAGCCATAGACAGAGACAACCGCCGAGTTCGATTTCATTTTGGACAACGATGCCGCTCATGAGGGATCCGAGTCTTTACTCGACCGACCAGGACACACGCAGCAAAACCACCAACAGTCAACCGTACACCAACAACAGATTCCCGGAGGTCTCGCCGTCCTGA